From the genome of Danio rerio strain Tuebingen ecotype United States chromosome 2, GRCz12tu, whole genome shotgun sequence, one region includes:
- the si:dkey-38n4.2 gene encoding uncharacterized protein si:dkey-38n4.2 isoform X1, producing the protein MSEGQGDKSDRYSGCTEFAVDEVTACAKEETKLNKKILGYASEESSSRSDISEDDYVPDTEESDSNTSEKVESLVKKISNNKKKVKSTSNVPACKKRRASPSQSSASDKQDTSLQSSSSGEHEESHSPNNLNVNVMMLKKKKDGARLYNKKFYCLFCFKPFSKIARHLESKHKDKPEVARAIAFPKGSKERKIQLSLLRNKGNRCHNAQVLSEERGTVIPKQQSTAPVNASDYLHCINCLAYLKRKSLWRHMQRCQLSQKINKMKPGKTHVQSLCSYAEPVPDSISERFWKMVLDMHDDEITHVVRKEKIILKLGQHLFNKHGHDVTKHEYIRQKMRETGRLVLEGKKNGKLKEVSDFFIPANFPYVIQAVHSVAGLNEETSTFKTPSLALKLGHNLKKMASIIECDAMMADDKNSLSNVQAFKQICDTKWSECVSSQALRNLSEVKWNCPQLLPFAEDVKKMHQYLDCQSKAYQARLEEEQSMKHWAELAKVTLCQVILFNRRREGEVSKMSLNSFTLRDTSSTHPDVELALSDLEKSLCSHFQRIEVRGKRGRKVPILLTPNMVVSMELLVKTRRSCDVPDENVFMFGRPQALTFFRGSDVIRNIAKSCGAKHPEALSSTKLRKHMATMSKVLNLKENEMDNLADFLGHDIRVHRQYYRLPEGTLQLAKISKVLMAMERGQLSQFKGQNLDEIQIDPQEKLLLDSDGSESENEIESTGNGASPSNSAEKSKKSAEVGQHQEPSKGGKNPKKLQPTSKDLQEPHRTKRSSQNERRRWSLEEIKAVEKTMMEFIMSGKVPGKAQCMNCIESSPAALQNRSWEGVKFYVKNRIDSLKKKL; encoded by the exons GGCGATAAAAGTGACAGATACTCTGGATGCACAG AATTTGCAGTGGATGAGGTGACAGCTTGTGCTAAAGAAGAGACAAAG CTTAACAAGAAAATACTTGGTTATGCTTCAGAAGAATCTTCATCAAGATCAGATATCAGTGAGGATGATTACGTGCCAGATACTGAAGAGTCTGACAGTAACACTTCAGAAAAAGTAGAGAGTTTAGTAAAAAAGAtaagtaataataagaaaaaggTAAAGTCAACTTCAAATGTTCCAGCATGTAAAAAAAGACGTGCGTCTCCTTCACAATCCTCTGCATCTGACAAACAGGACACTTCACTTCAATCTTCTTCATCAGGAGAACATGAAGAATCACATTCACCCAATAATCTTAATGTGAATGTCAtgatgctcaaaaaaaaaaaagatggagcCAGACTATATAACAAAAAGTTTTACTGCCTATTCTGCTTCAAACCATTCAGTAAAATCGCACGTCACCTAGAGTCTAAACATAAAGATAAGCCAGAGGTGGCAAGAGCGATTGCTTTTCCGAAAGGCTCTAAAGAGCGAAAAATACAGCTGAGTTTGTTAAGGAATAAGGGGAACCGATGTCATAACGCTCAGGTACTCAGTGAAGAAAGAGGAACGGTGATTCCTAAACAACAATCCACTGCACCAGTAAATGCAAGTGATTATTTGCACTGCATTAACTGTTTAGCGTATCTGAAGAGAAAATCGCTATGGCGGCATATGCAAAGATGCCAGCTGAGCcagaaaattaacaaaatgaagccaGGGAAAACTCATGTTCAGTCACTTTGCTCATATGCTGAACCTGTTCCAGACAGTATAAGTGAAAGGTTTTGGAAAATGGTGCTTGATATGCATGACGATGAGATAACCCATGTTGTCCGCAAAGAGAAAATCATACTGAAATTAGGGCAACATCTCTTCAATAAGCATGGCCATGATGTTACGAAGCATGAATACATCAGGCAAAAAATGCGTGAAACTGGACGTCTTGTCCTCGAAGGGAAAAAAAATGGTAAGCTGAAGGAGGTGTCTGATTTCTTTATTCCAGCTAATTTCCCTTATGTTATTCAAGCAGTTCACAGTGTAGCTGGCTTGAACGAAGAGACAAGCACATTTAAAACACCATCTTTAGCACTGAAGTTAGGGCACAACCTCAAGAAGATGGCCAGCATTATTGAGTGTGATGCCATGATGGCAGATGATAAGAATAGTCTTAGCAACGTGCAAGCCTTCAAGCAAATATGTGACACTAAATGGAGTGAGTGTGTGTCATCCCAGGCCCTTCGTAATTTGAGTGAAGTTAAATGGAACTGTCCACAGCTTCTTCCGTTTGCGGAAGATGTGAAGAAAATGCATCAGTATCTTGACTGCCAAAGTAAGGCATATCAAGCAAGACTTGAGGAAGAACAAAGTATGAAGCACTGGGCAGAACTTGCCAAAGTCACGCTTTGTCAGGTGATACTATTTAATCGAAGAAGGGAAGGAGAGGTGTCTAAGATGTCACTTAATTCGTTTACATTAAGGGACACATCCTCAACTCATCCGGATGTTGAGCTTGCTCTGTCCGATCTAGAGAAGTCACTTTGTAGTCATTTTCAAAGAATCGAAGTCCGAGGAAAACGTGGCAGAAAAGTCCCCATTTTACTCACTCCTAATATGGTCGTCTCAATGGAGTTGTTGGTGAAGACTCGCCGCAGCTGTGATGTGCCAGATGAGAACGTCTTTATGTTCGGAAGACCCCAAGCTCTCACTTTCTTCAGAGGATCTGACGTCATTCGTAACATAGCAAAAAGCTGTGGAGCAAAGCACCCCGAGGCATTGTCCTCCACCAAACTGCGAAAGCACATGGCCACTATGTCCAAGGTGCTAAACTTAAAAGAGAATGAAATGGATAACCTCGCAGATTTTTTAGGGCATGACATCAGGGTCCACAGGCAATATTACAGACTTCCTGAAGGCACATTGCAGCTAGCAAAAATTAGCAAAGTCTTGATGGCCATGGAACGAGGACAGCTTTCACAGTTTAAAGGACAGAATTTGGATGAAATCCAGATTGATCCCCAAG AGAAACTTTTGCTGGACAGTGATGGATCCGAGTCTGAAAATGAGATTGAGTCAACTGGAAATGGTGCCTCACCTTCAAATTCAGCAG AGAAATCAAAGAAGTCTGCTGAGGTTGGACAACACCAAGAACCATCCAAAG GAGGCAAGAATCCTAAAAAACTGCAGCCGACTAGCAAGGACTTGCAGGAACCGCACAGAACAAAGA GATCTTCACAAAACGAGCGAAGAAGGTGGTCTTTGGAGGAGATCAAGGCCGTGGAGAAGACAATGATGGAATTCATAATGTCTGGAAAGGTTCCTGGTAAAGCCCAGTGCATGAACTGTATCGAAAGTTCCCCAGCAGCACTTCAAAATAGAAGTTGGGAGGGGGtgaaattttatgtaaaaaatcgCATTGATTCCCTAAAGAAAAAGTTGTGA
- the si:dkey-38n4.2 gene encoding uncharacterized protein si:dkey-38n4.2 isoform X2, with the protein MSEGQGDKSDRYSGCTEFAVDEVTACAKEETKRNQRSLLRLDNTKNHPKEARILKNCSRLARTCRNRTEQRDLHKTSEEGGLWRRSRPWRRQ; encoded by the exons GGCGATAAAAGTGACAGATACTCTGGATGCACAG AATTTGCAGTGGATGAGGTGACAGCTTGTGCTAAAGAAGAGACAAAG AGAAATCAAAGAAGTCTGCTGAGGTTGGACAACACCAAGAACCATCCAAAG GAGGCAAGAATCCTAAAAAACTGCAGCCGACTAGCAAGGACTTGCAGGAACCGCACAGAACAAAGA GATCTTCACAAAACGAGCGAAGAAGGTGGTCTTTGGAGGAGATCAAGGCCGTGGAGAAGACAATGA